CCCTTCACCGATATAGTTGAAAACGATCATGGCTAAAAGGGCTATCAACATTTCCCTTAGCAGAATCAGCTTTTGTTTCTTTGGGTCGATCCCTTCTACCATTCTCAAAAAACTGGCGATATTGCCGATGGGATCCATAATGAGAAAAAGGACCAAGGAGATTGAAAAAATTGTCATATTCTGTTCCTTATAACGATTTGATGAACAGGGCCAGCCCCTGAACAACCATTTCAACTGCCATCATCGAAAGAATCATGCCCATTAACTGTTCTAATGCTCCCAGCCCTCGGCGGTGCAGGATTTTTTGCAGATACGGCGCAAACATTAGTAATCCCCCCACGGCAATCCAGGCAATGAGGATTGCAATGGTGATTGTCAGCGGATTTTCCTTCTGAGTGAACAACATGATGATGGTCAGCAGAGCCGGGCCTGAAATCAATGGGGTTGCAATGGGCACAATTAAAGGCTCTTTTTTCTTTATCTGGATGGTGCTTCCAGCGTTTGGAGAAAAAATCATATTCAAGGCAACTAGAAAAAGGAGAATTCCCCCGCATAAAGAGACAGTGTAGTTTTGAATGTTAAGCTGGCTCAAAAATAGTTCGCCTAGATATTGGAAAAAAATGGCAAGAAGCAAAGCAAAAACAGATTCTCTGAACATGATTTTCTTTTGGCGTTCAAAATCGAAATCTTTGATTAACGCAATGATTGCCGGGGAATTTCCGATAGGATTGGCTACGAGGAATAAAGTCAAAGCAATATTGAAAATAGACATAGATGCCTCTCTTGGATTAAAAACCAGCTGGCCAGGAGGATGGAGAGAAAAGGTTGAAGCGAACTTCTTGTTCCCGGGTATCCTGTTTGATTTTTTGTATTTGGATTTGCACAATCAATCCTTTATAGGTTCCTATTCCAATTCCCAGAACGATTCCCAGGGCAGGGAGCACTATGCTGACAAGGATGGTTGCTGTGTACGCCATATAGTAAAGATTTCTGTATTTGGAATCATTTTCATCCATTTTTTCGTTGAATTGGACAAACAAATCAAGATCACTTTTTTCAAGGACTTTAACAATCATTCTCGTTAGGGTTACAGCGCACGTAAGAGCAAGCAAGGGAGTGGCAAGGTTGAAGGAAAAAATGGAGAAAGCAATGCCGGCAACACCTGTAGCGACAATGCTTAAAGGTGTTTCATAAATAAAAGAAGTCACCTTATTTAAAGAAGTTTTTAAAAAAATAAAGGTAATGTTGCTCATTTGGAAAAGATTTTATCTATGCAATGCAAATTTGTAAAGGTTATACCGATCATTTCAGAATAGGCACAACGGTAGAATAGACTTTTATCCAACTTTTCTTGGATTCAACACAAAGTTCCACCTTGATATCATGCGATGAAGGGTCGTAAGTGAGTTGCGCCCAATTGCGTTTTGATAGAAGAATTTTTTCCTTATCTTGGTCGATCCGCTTTATAGAAACGAGCTTTGCTTGAGCCTTTTCATTAAAAAATTCTGTTTGGTTGTTGAGGTAGGAAAGAAAAAATGCGCTAAATTTTCCGGTGGGGGCATTTCCCATAGGAGATGAGATAATTTGAGCCATGTACAAAGGATCTTTTTCTTTAGAGAGAGCTTTTGGGTCAAAAATTTCTCCCATTCCTCCCAAATGAATATCTCCAGAAAGAAAAGTCACTCGAATATTCATCTGAGTTGCTATTTGCTGCAATCTCTCAATAACGACTCTCCTTTCTTCCCGATGGTATTGATTTCTCCAGTAGTCGGTTAGATCATCTTGAATTTCAAGAGTTTCCCAAGGAGAAAAAATCTTCTTTTTCAATGAGGAGCATTTAAAAAAGTCTAAGATGTTTTTTGCAATTGAAGCGATTTTTGAGACCTTGTTGATAAAAGATGCAAGCGGCTCGAAATCAGGGTAGATGATCGGAATCGGAAGGATGACCAACAAGTGTCGGCATTCTGTAGAAATGTTTTTGCAAGCCTGAAAAATTTCTTCCCAAGCTTCATCTGGTAAAATTTCTTTTTGAGTTCTTTTTGAGCGTGTGTCGACTGACAAGATGGCGATATCTTCGACTATATGAAGAGAGGAAAAACTCCTTGTGCCAATAAAAGTCTTATCCGTAAAAGAGGTGCCTGGAAAGACATGTTGTTGAAAAATGAGGTAATATTTTTCAGCAGCTGCATAGATTCCTTGAAAGACTGGGCAAGACTGCAACTTTTCAGAATAAGATCCCCAACCGTCAAAAATGTCATGGTCATCCCAGTTCATCACTGATGGAGTAGAACTTAAAGTTTCGGCAAAACTGGTGTCTGTCGCAAATTTGGCAAGGTATTTTTGTAAATAAAAGTGATCGACTTCCTCTGCCATTTGTTCTGTGAAGAGATGCTCGATCCGCTCTTCCAAAGGTAAACCTAGCCATTCCTTGATCGAAGGCAGATTAAAAATGGAGTCGAAATACTCTTGATCTCCGCCAAATACGAGTAGGTCTGCTTTGTCAGCTTGCGACCTATAACGGTCCCACATCGGCATAATGCCGCCCATTTTTTCTTCATCTTCTTCCAGATGAAAACCATTACAAGTGAAAAAAGCCATTTTAAGAGGGTCTTTTTCTCCAGGAACTGAAAAAGAAAATACGCGATCATAAATTTTGTAAGAAATTGAGCGCTTATTTTTTTGTAAGTCAATCATCAATTGAAATTTTTCAATAGCCAAATGGTGAATTTTAAAAAAATCGTATTGAATTTTACTCGTTTCTTGACAAATCAATTTATTTTTATCTTTAACATTGGAGACAATAAGAACGCTCACTTTCCACGCCCGATGATTTCGATCTTGTCCTAAAAATCGTATGAGCGGGGTACATTTAAGCATTGGGGTTGGAAAAATAGAGAAAGCTGAGCTGATTCCCATTGACAATATCTTGCTTTTTATTAAATGTTTCTTATTGTAAATTTTGTTTTTTAAGGCAAGTGTCAAAAATCGAATGTTGAGATGGATTCATGATAAGCTTATGTGGAGATATCGGGGGAACAAACGCGAATTTATGCGTTTCCAGGTGCAGCAATCAGATTGAGCTCGACTGTATCGACCATCTTTCTACACAGGAATACCTCTCTTTTTCCGATCTGATTAATGCTTATTTAGAAACTTGCGATGAAAAACCGACCTCTGCCTGTTTTGCCGTCGCAGGCGTTGTTAAAGATCAACGGGTTGAAATGACAAATGCCAGCTTGGTGGTCGATGCTAGGGAAATCCTTGCGAATACGCCGCTTAAACAAGTAAAAGTGATCAACGACTTTGATGCCGTTGGTTACGCAATCAATGTGTTGGATTCCTCCGATTTTATTGTATTGAATGAAGGGGAAGTCGAGAAGAAAGGGGTGAAGTGTGCTTTGGGGGCAGGGACAGGGCTTGGGAAAAGCTTATTGTTGTACGATGAGGAATTGAAGTCGTACCTTCCTGTCTCTTCAGAGGGTGGACACTCCGATTTTCCTGTTGCATCGGAAGAGGAATGGATATTTGTTGAGAATTTGCCGCAGGCGACTTGGGAAAATTTGATTTCAGGCAGTGGAATTGAGCGTATTTATCAATCGTTGCAAAAGCATCGATATCCCAATGAGCCTGGAAACATGGCAGCAAAAGAAATTTCAGAAAAGCGGCATGACCATGAGTTGTGCAAGGAAACATTTAAGTGGTTTGTGAAATTTTATGCCCGCGCTGCGCGTAATTTTTCCATTGAGTTGCTGGCTAAAGGAGGGGTATATCTAGCTGGAGGAATCGGCGCCTCGAACCAGGATGTATTTGGCAGCTTATTTATGGAGGAGTTTACTC
This genomic window from Waddlia chondrophila WSU 86-1044 contains:
- a CDS encoding alkaline phosphatase D family protein, which gives rise to MSVLIVSNVKDKNKLICQETSKIQYDFFKIHHLAIEKFQLMIDLQKNKRSISYKIYDRVFSFSVPGEKDPLKMAFFTCNGFHLEEDEEKMGGIMPMWDRYRSQADKADLLVFGGDQEYFDSIFNLPSIKEWLGLPLEERIEHLFTEQMAEEVDHFYLQKYLAKFATDTSFAETLSSTPSVMNWDDHDIFDGWGSYSEKLQSCPVFQGIYAAAEKYYLIFQQHVFPGTSFTDKTFIGTRSFSSLHIVEDIAILSVDTRSKRTQKEILPDEAWEEIFQACKNISTECRHLLVILPIPIIYPDFEPLASFINKVSKIASIAKNILDFFKCSSLKKKIFSPWETLEIQDDLTDYWRNQYHREERRVVIERLQQIATQMNIRVTFLSGDIHLGGMGEIFDPKALSKEKDPLYMAQIISSPMGNAPTGKFSAFFLSYLNNQTEFFNEKAQAKLVSIKRIDQDKEKILLSKRNWAQLTYDPSSHDIKVELCVESKKSWIKVYSTVVPILK
- a CDS encoding glucokinase, which translates into the protein MISLCGDIGGTNANLCVSRCSNQIELDCIDHLSTQEYLSFSDLINAYLETCDEKPTSACFAVAGVVKDQRVEMTNASLVVDAREILANTPLKQVKVINDFDAVGYAINVLDSSDFIVLNEGEVEKKGVKCALGAGTGLGKSLLLYDEELKSYLPVSSEGGHSDFPVASEEEWIFVENLPQATWENLISGSGIERIYQSLQKHRYPNEPGNMAAKEISEKRHDHELCKETFKWFVKFYARAARNFSIELLAKGGVYLAGGIGASNQDVFGSLFMEEFTRHHLPLFRELLRKIPVNLITNYEISLKGAAFAQVVHSENTSVTHIPSRN
- a CDS encoding MarC family protein, yielding MSIFNIALTLFLVANPIGNSPAIIALIKDFDFERQKKIMFRESVFALLLAIFFQYLGELFLSQLNIQNYTVSLCGGILLFLVALNMIFSPNAGSTIQIKKKEPLIVPIATPLISGPALLTIIMLFTQKENPLTITIAILIAWIAVGGLLMFAPYLQKILHRRGLGALEQLMGMILSMMAVEMVVQGLALFIKSL